The following are encoded in a window of Brevibacillus ruminantium genomic DNA:
- a CDS encoding PaaI family thioesterase, with protein MWEELKSICEQGNEEERQILELAVQAIRQRRERNSSFLSGFLGLKGEFVDENTYRFELPLTVFMHNSLRVAHGGILATLIDSAMGSLVNRSLPPDQYAVTTELKINYLRPGKGDKLRAEASFIHRGRTLVVLEGRVYDERDRLLAHGTGTFIVLKRKG; from the coding sequence ATGTGGGAAGAACTAAAATCGATCTGCGAGCAGGGCAATGAAGAGGAACGGCAAATACTGGAGCTTGCCGTACAGGCCATCCGGCAGCGCAGAGAGCGGAATAGTTCGTTTCTGTCCGGCTTTCTCGGATTGAAGGGGGAGTTCGTCGACGAGAACACCTATCGCTTTGAACTGCCGTTGACCGTGTTTATGCACAACTCGCTCCGGGTTGCGCACGGCGGAATTTTGGCGACGCTCATCGATTCGGCGATGGGATCGCTCGTCAACCGGTCCCTGCCGCCAGACCAATACGCTGTGACGACAGAACTGAAGATCAATTACCTGCGCCCGGGGAAAGGCGATAAGCTGCGTGCAGAAGCCAGCTTCATCCACCGCGGTCGGACGCTGGTTGTCCTCGAGGGCAGGGTGTATGATGAACGCGATCGTCTGCTCGCCCATGGGACAGGGACGTTTATCGTCCTCAAGAGAAAGGGATAG
- a CDS encoding inositol monophosphatase family protein has translation MIEIAKEAARYAGAFLQERFLEQLIPDEELHNDVKLPEDKESERRIIEVLHRHFPEHTIFSEEIGMVERNEDYLWIVDPLDGTNNYFIGFPYFSISLALQHKGDVILGVVYNPVAGQMFWAEKGKGAFLNGKRLTVNKRDDLSRAVGTYIRGRNSVTREQELAFTRPFMLGTKRLLRNVAPALDWCLLANGWLDYIVMQRSGIMDVAAGILIAQEAGARITDWRGEPYQHEAFSTEHLPSLVASNGVLHEKVREMIVE, from the coding sequence ATGATTGAAATAGCCAAAGAAGCAGCACGATATGCCGGTGCCTTTTTACAGGAACGCTTTCTGGAGCAGCTCATCCCCGATGAAGAGCTTCACAATGATGTAAAGCTTCCGGAGGACAAAGAGAGCGAAAGACGGATCATCGAGGTCTTGCACAGGCACTTTCCAGAGCACACGATCTTCTCAGAGGAGATCGGAATGGTTGAGCGAAATGAGGACTATCTCTGGATCGTGGACCCTCTGGACGGCACAAACAATTACTTTATCGGCTTTCCGTACTTTTCTATCTCGCTTGCCTTGCAGCACAAAGGGGATGTCATTTTGGGCGTCGTCTACAACCCGGTGGCGGGCCAGATGTTTTGGGCGGAAAAAGGCAAGGGGGCTTTCCTCAACGGGAAGCGGCTGACAGTGAACAAGCGGGACGATTTGTCCCGAGCAGTGGGGACGTACATTCGTGGACGCAACTCGGTCACCCGGGAGCAGGAGCTCGCATTCACTCGTCCATTCATGCTAGGCACCAAGCGGCTTTTGCGCAACGTCGCTCCTGCGCTGGACTGGTGTCTGCTCGCGAACGGGTGGCTGGATTACATCGTCATGCAGCGATCGGGCATCATGGACGTGGCAGCAGGGATTCTGATCGCACAAGAGGCAGGTGCGCGGATCACGGATTGGCGAGGCGAGCCCTATCAGCATGAAGCCTTTAGCACAGAGCATCTTCCATCGCTGGTCGCAAGCAATGGTGTGCTGCATGAGAAGGTGCGGGAGATGATCGTGGAGTAG